The Synchiropus splendidus isolate RoL2022-P1 chromosome 8, RoL_Sspl_1.0, whole genome shotgun sequence genome has a window encoding:
- the LOC128763581 gene encoding unconventional myosin-XVIIIb-like isoform X3, with the protein MALSSRLKLWENKIKEEKTPAPPVVAPPPPLSALPGGFLKQLVRDSEKVTKQKEPEVKVEKQPSKLSGDLVQQFLVPDQTPPILEAEMALRAEQTPKQSLDRVVSPVPRNRSNPGSRPDTRQEVTPEPPRQKEEVSNPRLIEAEKVQMKEEDSRVMEPEKRQEPEGRQAETIISEDHRPEVKDVWYEAGTVWLVHKDGFSLAMQLKPDEGTPELPDGHVRVRLQSNGSLHDVTQHEIQKCNPSELDLCEDLSQLQSINECGVLHTLTSRARAGLPLTRAGPHLVNLWPPIQTHSKTPKSRRGESLWDAPPALAALVKRVYVSMVGSRRDHSFCAVGRSGTGKTTTCQAFTHELLKLAGTSGGSVSTDRVLAMFTVLRSFGCVSSPTSDASSRFAMIFSLDFNHAGQAAGGHLQTMMLDKWRVCQKTPEESSFLVFPQMLAGISSELRTELQLHQLPESNSFGISHPTKVEEKQRASVGFTKLLVAMETLGFTAAEQKAIWHVLAGIYHLGVAGACKVGRRQFVNFESAQAAGGVLGCEGDELHTAVFKHHLRQLLQRATGGSRERGADAEEAGPRLTAAQCVEGTAAGLYEELFAAIVSLINRSLSSQQLALASVMVVDSPGLRNPRHSAGERGANWSEFCHNYLQERLMEHQHTHTFTHILDLYAQEKIPVDFEGPDVSPAEVVSAMDQPPPQVRAADGDPRGLLWVLDEEMLTSVSSEAAVLERICQYHSETVRQCEQPLQCEINHLMGSDPVRYDLTGWFGLIQNNQSALNAVSLLQNSNIPELKSMFSSRLSLPPLCRGLGGLGGGSQRALQRSGTIRKTFSAGMAAVRRHSQCISVKLQADALVNLIRRARPVFVQCVAAKMDAGSFNTPALRVQLHSTQILSALQLYRTGFPDHMTLSDFRCHFQALSPPVMKRYASMFVSHDERKAVEELLVDLDLDKRSIMLGCSRVFLKRGVLGYLEQQRDQQVTGWLLHLQACCLGHLARQKYRRLKVQQMAVRCLQQNIRTLRQVSRWSWWKLFCRVRPLLDVNMDNQRLRAKEDEISALRRRLDKSEKERNELRQIADERETKVTAVTSELSDERFRGDAVGQALDVERAERLRLSRENKELQTRLEQSKVAMETLEKQLEEEKQKVLSAESRRATGADGELAMQLEVCQTEVEFVRRRLKQTEEKLETERETRKQLDSKVAALQSQLEQSKRSVNELKRHCRRVTSDLQDARVLADSLQNRMHDVDRKQRRFDSELTQALEEAEGEREQKEKAMQENAALVAEIYTLRRNLQESQSEVTRVNKQKDELCAQIRDLSLPVDLAAESLPDLKKQLRQSESEAAERAEEISRLGARIQQQQQVHMRFEMEMERMKQIHQKELEDKEEELEDVHKSSQRRLRQLEMQLEQEYEEKQMVIHEKHDLEGLIATLCDQVGHRDFDVEKKLRRDLKRTHALLADAQLLLSTVDSPGQNLPAGTKEQIERLHCQLEESEARRLEAENAHTTLSQALEETQDELENVCKQKSLADEQLMLLQHEKMDLLKRLEEDQEDLNELMKKHKALIAQSSSDINQIRELQGELEEVKKQRHSLQEELQQCVSRLQFLESSTVGRSIVSKQEARVCDLENKLEFQRGQVKRFEVLVLRLRDSVVRLGEELEQSAQSEARERENARYYQQRLQDMRLEMEELTQREQESSRRRMDLEMQVEELSAVRQTLQADLETSIRRIVDLQAALEEVESSDESDAESVQTAVESLTRRKDLDSASSVGTEDVGEGIRNWLGVPRGGSRASSRYSSSTIGGHEGRQSSADTMSNCSFRSCVDPDDDSSESGTKGPARAPSSSALSELLDGLRKRRAGTDRGDEGSSAVSLPIYQTTGASAIRRRASALSLGPEDLQEPRPGPSILKPSSPLLPRSTSSRSVTDGPTTSAAARLPRFSSSDSVTSLPSLPRLSSLSSPLAGRRQTPSLSIPEEDSVEAGRTTFQRSPLAPRRCLLGSLVSEDADEGSLGSEPMVFQNRRLATDRTRDDAASDIFPAIRRAQSTSSLAGSVRGGRRALSVHFGELPPSSRSRRASETESSSSSGSGASSELSGSRRSSGRPQGERLEAEGSEGGDVTSVMKKYLKKELD; encoded by the exons ATGGCGCTGTCGTCCCGCCTGAAGCTCTGGGAGAACAAG ATCAAAGAGGAGAAGACGCCAGCTCCACCTGTCGTGGCGCCGCCGCCACCACTATCGGCGCTGCCGGGGGGATTCCTCAAGCAGCTGGTTCGAGACTCTGAGAAGGTGACCAAACAGAAGGAGCCAGAAGTGAAGGTGGAGAAGCAG CCGAGCAAGCTGAGTGGCGACCTGGTTCAGCAGTTCCTGGTTCCGGACCAAACACCCCCAATCCTGGAGGCTGAGATGGCCCTGCGAGCCGAGCAGACGCCGAAACAAAGTTTGGACCGGGTCGTCTCCCCGGTTCCCCGGAACAGGTCCAATCCTGGGAGCAGGCCAGACACCAGACAGGAAGTAACGCCAGAGCCACCGAGGCAGAAGGAGGAAGTGAG TAACCCCAGACTGATAGAGGCAGAGAAGGtgcagatgaaggaggaggacagTCGAGTGATGGAGCCGGAGAAGCGCCAGGAGCCGGAGGGGCGACAGGCTGAGACCATCATCTCAGAGGACCACAGACCGGAG GTGAAGGACGTCTGGTACGAGGCCGGAACTGTTTGGTTGGTCCACAAAGACGGCTTCTCTCTAG CTATGCAGCTAAAGCCCGATGAAGGAACGCCAGAACTCCCAGACGGCCACGTGAGAGTCCGCTTGCAGTCGAATGGATCGCTACACGACGTGACGCAGCATGAGATCCAGAAG TGTAACCCCTCAGAGCTGGACCTCTGCGAAGACCTCAGCCAGCTCCAGAGCATCAACGAGTGCGGCGTCCTGCACACGCTGACCAGCCGCGCCAGAGCTGGGCTGCCGCTGACCCGTGCCGGGCCCCACCTGGTGAACCTCTGGCCTCCGATCCAGACACACAGCAAG ACACCCAAGTCACGGCGAGGTGAGTCATTGTGGGACGCCCCGCCTGCACTAGCAGCCCTGGTCAAGCGGGTCTATGTGTCCATGGTGGGGTCCAGGAGAGACCACAGCTTCTGCGCAGTGGGACGCAGCGGTACTGGCAAGACCACCACGTGCCAGGCCTTCACACATGAGCTGCTGAAGCTGGCTGGGACCAGCGGGGGCAGCGTGAGCA CGGACCGGGTCCTCGCCATGTTCACCGTCCTCCGCTCCTTTGGCTGCGTCAGCTCGCCAACCAGCGATGCCTCTTCTCGATTTGCCATGATCTTCTCTCTGGACTTCAACCACGCTGGTCAAGCAGCCGGTGGCCACCTGCAG ACGATGATGCTGGACAAGTGGAGAGTCTGCCAGAAGACTCCAGAGGAGAGCAGTTTCCTGGTCTTCCCCCAGATGCTGGCCGGTATCAGCTCCGAGCTCAG GACGGAGCTCCAGCTGCACCAGCTGCCTGAGTCCAACTCTTTTGGAATCTCTCACCCCACCAAG gtggaggagaagcagcgggCGTCCGTCGGGTTCACTAAGCTGCTGGTCGCCATGGAGACTCTGGGCTTCACTGCTGCCGAGCAGAAGGCCATCTGGCATGTTCTGGCGGGAATCTACCACCTGGGCGTGGCTGGCGCGTGTAAAG TGGGCCGGAGACAGTTCGTCAACTTCGAGAGCGCTCAGGCGGCAGGTGGCGTTCTGGGCTGCGAGGGCGACGAGCTTCACACCGCTGTCTTCAAGCACCACCTCCGCCAGCTGCTGCAGCGAGCCACCGGGGGCAGTAGAGAGCGTGGGGCAGACGCAGAGGAAG CAGGCCCCAGACTGACAGCAGCTCAGTGTGTGGAGGGAACCGCCGCCGGGCTCTACGAGGAACTCTTCGCCGCCATCGTGTCGCTTATCAACAG GTCTCTCAGCAGCCAGCAGTTGGCGCTGGCCTCTGTGATGGTTGTGGACTCACCTGGACTGAGAAACCCGAGACACTCGGCAGGAGAACGAGGAGCCAACTGGTCCGAGTTCTGTCACAACTACCTGCAGGAGAGACTGATGgagcatcaacacacacacaccttcacacacatCCTGGACCTGTATGCTCAG GAGAAGATCCCGGTGGACTTTGAGGGTCCGGATGTGAGTCCGGCTGAAGTGGTCTCAGCCATGGACCAGCCCCCACCGCAG GTCCGGGCAGCAGATGGAGACCCGCGTGGTCTGCTGTGGGTTCTGGATGAGGAGATGCTGACGTCGGTGTCCAGTGAGGCCGCGGTCCTCGAGAGAATCTGCCAGTACCACAGTGAGACCG TCCGACAGTGTGAGCAGCCGCTGCAGTGCGAAATCAACCACCTGATGGGATCGGACCCAGTCCGCTACGACCTGACCGGATGGTTTGGCTTGATCCAGAACAACCAGTCTGCCCTGAATGCCGTCTCTCTGCTCCAGAACTCCAACAT CCCAGAGCTGAAGTCCatgttcagctccagactctccctGCCACCTCTCTGCCGAGGTCTGGGGGGTCTCGGAGGAGGCAGCCAGCGGGCCCTGCAGCGGAGTGGGACCATCAGGAAGACTTTCAGCGCCGGGATGGCGGCGGTGCGACGACACTCGCAATGCATCTCTGTGAAGCTCCAGGCG GACGCCCTGGTGAACCTGATCCGCAGGGCCCGGCCCGTGTTTGTGCAGTGTGTCGCAGCCAAGATGGACGCTGGCAGTTTCAACACCCCGGCGCTACGGGTCCAACTTCACTCCACTCAGATCCTGTCTGCGCTGCAGCTGTACCGCACAG GTTTCCCAGATCACATGACCCTCAGCGACTTCAGGTGCCATTTCCAGGCCTTGTCTCCACCTGTCATGAAGAGATATGCCTCCATGTTTGTCAGCCATGATGAGAGGAAG GCAGTGGAGGAGCTCCTGGTAGACTTGGACCTGGACAAGCGCAGCATCATGCTGGGGTGCAGCAGG GTCTTCTTGAAGAGAGGGGTTCTGGGTTACCTGGAGCAGCAGCGGGACCAGCAGGTGACCGGCTGGCTGCTTCACCTGCAGGCCTGCTGTTTGGGTCACCTGGCCCGGCAAAAGTACCGTCGTCTGAAG GTGCAGCAAATGGCTGTCAGGTGTCTGCAGCAGAACATCCGGACACTCCGTCAGGTGTCCCGGTGGAGCTGGTGGAAACTCTTCTGTCGGGTTCGCCCGCTGCTCGACGTCAACATGGACAACCAGAGACTCCGCGCCAAAGAG GATGAAATCTCAGCACTGAGACGTCGGCTGGACAAATCTGAGAAGGAACGGAACGAACTGAGACAGATCGCTGACGAGCGGGAGACCAAG GTTACAGCAGTAACTTCGGAGCTCAGCGACGAGCGTTTCCGTGGCGACGCGGTGGGTCAGGCTCTGGATGTGGAGCGAGCCGAGCGCCTGCGTCTGAGCCGGGAGAACAAGGAGCTGCAG ACCCGTTTGGAGCAGAGCaaggttgccatggaaacgctggagaagcagctggaggaggagaagcagaaagTTCTGAGCGCCGAGAGTCGGAGAGCCACAGGTGCAG ACGGTGAGCTGGCCATGCAGCTGGAAGTGTGTCAGACGGAGGTGGAGTTCGTGAGACGGCGGCTGAAGCAgacggaggagaagctggagacagAGCGGGAAACCAGGAAGCAGCTGGACTCCAAG GTGGCGGCGCTGCAGTCGCAGCTGGAGCAGTCCAAAAGAAGTGTGAACGAGCTGAAGAGACACTGTCGAcgcgtgacctctgacctccaggaCGCTAGGGTCCTGGCCGATTCGCTGCAGAATCGGATGCACGACGTCGACCGCAAACAGAGACG GTTCGACAGCGAGTTGACGCAGGcgctggaggaggcggagggcgAGCGGGAGCAGAAGGAGAAGGCAATGCAGGAGAACGCCGCCCTGGTAGCTGAGATCTACACGCTGCGCCGAAACCTGCAG GAGAGTCAGTCGGAAGTGACTCGAGTCAACAAGCAGAAGGACGAGTTGTGCGCTCAGATCCGAGACCTCAGTCTTCCTGTCGACCTGGCCGCCGAGTCGCTGCCTGACCTGAAGAAGCAGCTTCGGCAGTCAGAGAGCGAGGCGGCCGAGCGCGCCGAGGAGATCTCCAGACTTGGCGCCAGgatccagcagcagcaacag GTCCACATGCGCTTCGAGATGGAAATGGAGCGGATGAAGCAGATCCaccagaaggagctggaggacaaagaggaggagctggaggacgtgCACAAGTCCTCTCAGAGACGG CTGAGGCAGCTGGAgatgcagctggagcaggagtaCGAGGAGAAGCAGATGGTCATCCATGAGAAGCACGACCTGGAGGGGCTGATCGCGACCCTGTGCGACCAG GTGGGACACCGAGACTTTGACGTGGAGAAGAAGCTGAGGCGAGACCTGAAGAGAACCCACGCTCTGCTGGCCGacgctcagctgctgctctccactgttGACAGCCCGGGTCAGAACCTCCCAGCCGGCACCAAGGAGCAGATCGAGCGGCTGCACTGTCAG ctggaggagagtgAAGCACGGCGCCTGGAGGCGGAGAACGCTCACACCACACTCTCCCAGGCGCTGGAGGAGACGCAGGACGAACTGGAGAACGTCTGCAAGCAGAAGAGTCTG GCGGACGAGCAGCTGATGCTCCTGCAGCACGAGAAGATGGACCTGCTGAAGAGgctggaggaggaccaggaggactTGAACGAGCTGATGAAGAAGCACAAGGCTCTGATTGCACAG TCGTCCAGTGACATCAACCAGATCCGGGAGCTCcagggagagctggaggaagtgaagaagcAGAGGCACTCTCTTCAGGAGGAG CTCCAGCAGTGCGTGTCCAGGCTGCAGTTCCTGGAATCCTCCACCGTGGGGCGCAGCATCGTCAGCAAGCAGGAAGCACGCGTATGTGACCTGGAGAACAAACTGGAGTTCCAGAGAGGACAAGTCAAGAGGTTTGAG GTGCTGGTGCTGCGTCTGCGTGACAGCGTGGTGCGTCTGGgcgaggagctggagcagagcGCGCAGTCGGAGGCTCGGGAGCGAGAGAATGCTCGCTACTACCAGCAGAGGCTGCAGGACATGCGCCtggagatggaggagctgacgcagagggagcaggagagcagcaggaggcgcaTGGACCTG GAAatgcaggtggaggagctgtcTGCCGTCCGACAGACCTTACAAGCCGATCTGGAGACGTCCATCCGTCGCATCGTGGATCTGCAGGCGgccctggaggaggtggagtcCAGCGACGAGAGCGACGCTGAAAG TGTTCAGACCGCAGTCGAGTCCTTGACTCGGAGGAAAGACCT TGACTCCGCCTCCAGTGTCGGCACGGAGGATGTCGGCGAGGGGATCCGCAACTGGCTAGGAGTGCCCAGAGGAGGCTCACGGGCCAGTTCACGGTACAGCAGCAGTACCATTGGTGGCCACGAGGGGCGCCAGTCATCAGCTGACACCATGAGCAACTGTAGCTTCCG CTCTTGTGTGGATCCAGATGACGACAGCTCTGAAAGTGGCACCAAAGGTCCGGCTCGGGCGccatcctcatctgctctgTCGGAGCTCCTGGACGGTCTTCGTAAACGCCGTGCCGGCACGGACCGCGGAGATGAAGGAAGCAGCGCCGTCTCGCTTCCCATCTACCAGACCACTGGAGCGTCCGCGATCCGACGCCGAGCGTCGGCACTGTCCCTGGGCCCGGAAGACCTGCAGGAGCCGCGGCCTGGACCCAGCATTCTGAAACCGTCATCACCGCTGCTACCCCGTTCCACCAGTTCTCGCTCTGTCACCGATGGGCCGACGACATCCGCGGCCGCCAGGCTGCCTCGCTTCAGCTCCAGCGATTCAGTGACCTCGCTGCCATCGCTGCCTCGCCTCTCGTCCTTGTCCTCGCCACTCGCTGGCCGCCGTCAGACTCCGTCGCTCTCCATCCCAGAGGAGGACTCGGTGGAAGCCGGCCGCACTACTTTCCAGCGCTCCCCTCTGGCGCCGAGACGGTGCCTGCTGGGCAGCCTGGTGTCAGAGGACGCCGACGAAGGCTCTCTGGGATCCGAGCCCATGGTGTTTCAGAACCGCCGTCTAGCCACAGACCGGACCAGAGACGATGCAGCGTCAGACATCTTCCCCGCCATTCGCAGAGCTCAGTCGACCAGCAGCCTGGCCGGCTCTGTGCGAGGAGGCCGGAGGGCGCTCAGCGTGCACTTCGGAGAGCTGCCGCCTTCCTCGCGCAGCAGGCGGGCTTCGGAAACAGAGTCGTCCAGTTCCAGTGGGTCAGGAGCCAGTTCTGAACTGAGCGGGTCCAGACGGAGCAGCGGCAGGCCTCAGGGCGAGAGGCTGGAGGCGGAAGGAAGCGAGGGAGGAGACGTGACGTCGGTCATGAAGAAGTACctgaagaaggagctggacTGA